A stretch of DNA from Acidobacteriota bacterium:
GCCGCGCCCCTCCTTAGTCGAATGGGCGGTAGGTCTTGCGGGTCTATCTGTGTTTATCTGCGTGCATCCGCGGCGAGAAGAGGTCTACTCGTACCTTAACGCCTCGATGGGGTTCATCCGCGCGGCCTTCAGCGCCGGCCAGAATCCGGACGTGATGCCCACGATGCTAAGCACGATGAACGAGACCGTCATCACCATCACCGACGGACGCAGCAAGATATCGCCTTCGTTGTTTGCCGTCTTATACAGGTCGCTATAGAGCGGCATGGGTGGGATGGCGTAGGCGAGTGCGGTGGCGAACAGCATGCCGACCACGCCGCCGATGAACGTGAGCACGAGCGCCTCCACCAGGAACTGCATGAGGATCTGCCGCGGACGCGCGCCGAGGGCTTTGCGCAATCCGATCTCGCGGGTGCGTTCGGTCACCGAGACGAGCATGATGTTCATCACGCCCACGCCGCCGACGCCGAGCGTGAGCGCGCCGATCATCCCCAGCAGCACGTCGAGGCCGAGGGTGAAGTTGCGCATTTCCTGCGAGTTCTCGATGGTGTCCCAATCGGGCACGGCCTTCTCGTCTTTGGGATCGAAGCCGTGGATGCGTCCGAGCACGGTGCGCACCGCGAGCAGCGTTTGCTTGTTCTGCGTGCGGTCGACCGGCTGGAACAGGATCATGTCGGGTTCGCGCATGTCGAGCAGGTCGCGCACCGTGGCGTAGGGCATGAAGACGCAGTTGTTGTCCTGGCAGTTGTTGGATGAATCCTGGAGCTTGCGGCGCAAGATGCCGATGACCTCGAAGGTCTGTCCGTTGACGGTGGCGGTGAGGCCGAGCGCGGGACGCGTGCCGAAGATCTTCTTCGCGGCGTCGGGACCGAGGACCATCACGCGGCGATGGTCCACGTAGTCGCCTTCGTTGAAGTAGCGTCCTTCTTCGATGTCGAGGCGGCGCATGGGTCCGTAGGGCAGGTCGATGGCCTTCACCGTATTCGAGACCACGCGCGAGCCGACCTTGAACCCGACCGTATCGTCGGCCTCGGCGCTCACCGCGCGCACCGAGGGCACTTCGTCGCGGATGGCTTCGATGTCCTCGTACTTGAACTTGACGCGCTTGCCGGCGCGCTGTCCGCCGGCCTGCATGCTGGTCTGTCCGCCCCAGAGATGGATGACCGCGTTGCCGATGCCCTGGTCAGCGACGATGATCTCTTTCCCGAGACCTTCGCCGTAGCCGAGCAGCAGGACGACCGAGGTCAGTCCCCAGACGATGCCCAGCATGGTGAGCAGGGAGCGCATGCGGTTGCGCAGCAGTGACTGCCAGCCCTGCACCACGATCTCTTTGAAGAAGAACAACATTGGTTGGTTAGAACCTAAAACCGATTTACTGGAACTGGTCTACTGGGACCGGTCTACTGAAACATGATGTCGCCGGAGCCGGTGCGGACCTTCACCAGGCTGCCGCCGTTGCGCACCTTGCCGCGCAGCTCGTTCTTGCGGAAGCTACCCTGCATGGTCACCGGGAAGTTCACGTCGATGGAGCCGCTCGAAGTATGCGCGTCGAGGTCGAACGAAGGCTCGCCGTTGAGGTGCACGCGGACGTTGCCCGAGCCCGCAGTCAGGCTCCAATCGCCTTTCTGCTGGCCGGTGATCTCCACGTCGCCCGAGCCGGTGGAGACGCTGAGCGGTCCGTTCACGCCCTTCGCCACCACGTTGCCGCTGCCGGTCTCGACTTTCACCTCGCCCGCGCCGGTCTGGTCGAGACGGATGTCGCCGGAGCCGCTCGAGCCGACGAAGGCGCCGGCGACATTGCTGGTCCGGATGTTGCCGCTGCCGGTGGAGACGTACATGCGTCCGTTGGCATTGGAGACATCGATGTCGCCGGAGCCGGATTCGGCGCGCAACTGAGTCAAGCTGTTCGCCAGTCCGATGTTCGAGAGCGTGAGGTTGCCGGAGCCGGTCTGCACGCGCACGTCTGCCTGGATGCCGCTGACCTTTTGGTCGCCCGAGCCGGTCTGGCTGTGCAGCCGCGTCTTTGCCGGCACGGTGAGCTCGTAGTCGATGGCGACGTTCTGCCGCAGTTCGTGGTCTTCGATGCGGCCGATGCGGATCAGGCTACCCATCTGCTCGATGGGAGGATTGGCTTCGATGCGGCGCACTTTCTCTTCGGCGCTCAGGCCGCTCCAGTCATTGCCGGCGTGGATGTGCGCGTAGATCTGCACCGTGTCGGCGGCGCCGGTGCGCACCGTGATGTTGCCGGAGCCGGTCGTGACATTGACGTCGACGTCGGTCCCGCCCGCGACCTTGAGGGTGCGGCTGAACGAGCCTTCCGCGGAGGCGCTGGCCTGTGCCGGCATGGCCAACGTTACTGCCGTCGCGATCAGAATGGCGATGGCGAAGGTGGTGAGTCTGAGCTGCTTCATGGCGGTGCTCCTAAGGTGTCTCAAGATTCAGACGTGCGGGCCCGGGATCAGGTAGCGAGGTTTCGGATAGCGATGTTGCGATCGCGTGATTCATGCCGCCTATTCGTAACGCAGCGAATCGACCGGTTCCATCTCTGCGGCGCGGCGCGCGGGATACATTCCCGCCAGCACGGTGATCAGTCCGAGGGTGAGCAGCGAGCCGATGATGGAAACGCTCGAGACCACGGGCGTAGGAATGAATTCGGGCTTGGGCGCCACATCCAGCAGCACGCAGATGCCGACGCCGACGATGAGGCCGGTGGTCCCGCTGAGCAGGGTGATGACCACCGCCTCGGTGAAGAACTGCCGCAGGATGTCGCGCCGGGTGGCGCCGATGGCCTTGCGCACTCCGATCTCGCGCGTGCGCTCCGTCACCGAGACGAGCATGATGTTCATCACGCCGATACCGCCGAGGCAGAGCGTCATGATGGCCATCGCGCCGAAGAACATGGTCATGATCTCGAAGATGCGCGAGACCATCTTGGCGCCGCGCATGGTGTCCCACACGAAGAGCGCGTCCTCATCCTGCGGATCGAAGTGGTGGCGCCGGCCGAGCACGCGATAGACCTGCGCGATGGCTTCGGCGTGCTGCTCAGGATCGGCGACCTCGACCACGATGTTGTTCACCCATCCCTTGAAGATGCCAGGGCGCTCACGGGGCGGAAAATCGCGCGCCATCGAGCTGTAGGGCGCGAAGAGCTGGGTGTTGTCGGGTCCGGAACCGTAACTGGAGTTCTGTTTCTTGCGCTCGAGCACGCCGATCACGGTGTAGGGAAGTCCGTTCATCATGAGCGTCTCGCCCACCGCGGCCTTGCCCGGATAGAGCTGCTGCCGCGCTTCGAAGCCGAGCAGCACCACGCGCCGCGCCTGCGTCTGGTCTTCTTCGACCATCAAGCGGCCCTCTTCCACCTTGAGCGAGCGGAAGCGCTGGAACTCGGGCCACACGCCGCGGACGGCGCGGTTCGCCTGGTTCCACTGGCTGGATTGCGGCACGGCGCGGCGCAGTTCGGGGCTGACGGTCTTGATCAGGTAGCACTCTTGCTTGATGGCGATGGCGTCGTCGACGGAGAGGCGGATCTCGCGGCCGGCGGCGAGACCGCCCGCCTGGGAGCTGGTGCGTCCGCCCCAGATGATGGCCACGTCGGTGCCGAGCGACTTCATGCGCTCTTTCTGATCTTTGGAGAAGCCCTTGCCCAGCCCAACCAGCAGGATGACGGAGGCGATGCCCCACACGATGCCGAACATGGTAAGGAAACTGCGCAGCTTGTGAGCGCGCAGCGTGGCCAGAGTCTGCTTGAGGACTTCGCGAAAGTTCATTGCGGTAGGTTCATGGCGCTGAAGTTCATTGCGGAAACCGGTCTCACTGAGCCATTGGACTTGCGCGGCCGGCAACAGTTAGCGTTTCCGCGCGCTATCCGCGAAGCGCGGATGCGCACGGATGAAAACGAAACGGCCGGAAGGCGATTTGTTACAGTCGCCGTCCGGCCGTTGGAGGAAGCAGCCTGGCGAGCTGCTATTGAAGGACGACTTGTTCGCCTTCCTTCAGGCCTTTGAGGACTTCGGTCTTGGCGCCGTTGGAGATGCCGATCTCGACCGGGCTCTTTTTCTTGCCGCCGTCCGCTTTCGGATCGACGACTTCCACCGAAGCCTTTTTGTCCTTGTCATAGATGATGGCGCCCTCGGGGATCATCAGCACGGCCTTGTGTTCTTCCAGGATGATCTCCGCGTTCGCGGTCATTGCGGCCTTGAGTTCGCCCTTAGCGTTATCGATCGAGACGCGCACTTCGAAGGTAGTGACGTTGTCTTTCTCCGCGCCCATGGGCGAGATCTTCGTCACCTTGCCGTTGAAGGTCTTGTCTTTGAACGATTCCACCTTGATGCGCGCGGGCTGGTCGAGGTAGACCTTGCCGATATCCGACTCGTCGACCTTGCCCTTGACGTAGACCTCGCGGGTATCGCCGACGGTCATGACCAGGGTGGCAGAAGAGCCGAGCACGAGGATGGAGCTGACCGCGTCACCGATCTCGACGTTGCGGTTCAGCACCACGCCGTCCATCGGCGAGACGATGGTCGAGTTGCGATACTCCTGCTGCAGTTGCTCGAGGTTCGCGCGACTCTGCTGCACTTGCGCCTTGGCCTGCGTGAGCGAAGCCTTGGCCATGTTCTGTTTGTTGACCGCCAGTTCGTAGTTGCGCTGCGCATCGTCGAGCGCGGCCTGCGAGACCACGCCCTGCTTCGCCATCTCCTGTGCGCGCTCATAAGCGCGCAGCAAGAGTGGGACGTCGGGTCCCAGCGCGTCCACCTTGGCACGCTCCACGTTGGCGCTCGCCGCCTGCAAGGCAGCTTCCGCCTGGCTCACGCGCGCCTGGATCTCTTCTTTATCAAGTTCGGCGAGCACTTGACCGATCTTGACGACGTCGCCGGCGTCGACGTGAAGCTTCTTCACGATGCCGCTGGCTTTGGATTTGATCTCGACTTTGGTTATCGGCTCGATCTTGCCCGTGGCGACAACACTCTTCGCCAGGTCGCCCTTCTCCACTTTCGCCAGCTTCGTCGGATCCAGCTTACCGCTGCTGGTTTTGAACGCCGCGAATAGGACCACTGCCAGGACGACCAGCGAGATCGAGCCACCGATCAAAAAAACTTTTTTTCTCCACCACTTTTTCTTGCCGTTCGCCACTGCTGCCTCCCAAAAAGGACTGTGCCCGATTCTGTTGTCTGCTGGTTGTTACGGGCCTACCGGGGTCTGGGTTCCAAAAATCGTCCCAAAAATCGTCCAAGAATCGTTCCAGAAAACCTGACCTCGGACTGAATCTCTGCCGGCCGGACGGCTGGTCGTGTGCCGCCTGCCCCTTAGACCCCAAGAGCGCTTAAAAGTGAGCTAACTGCCTCCATCTTTTCACGTTCCGCGCAGGCGCGGCCCACGACGCGCCCGGGGACCAGGCGCGACACCGGCAACGCGGACGCGCTGGGCCGGTTCTCGGGGGGTGGAAACGAGGCCGGATATCCGCTAAAACGGAGGCCTCGGCGCGGACATTCTAATTCTAAGTGATTGATTATAAACGAGTAACCCGGAAGAGCTCAAGGGAAAAGGGGATTCCGATGGTAGAATCCGCCTCTACATGCTCACCCTGGCGTTGCTGAAGATCTTCATCGTCATCCTGCTGGTGGCGTTGAATGCCTTCTTTGTGGCGGCGGAATACGCCATCGTCAGCGTCCGCGACAGCCGCATCGAGCAACTCGTCCAGCAGCGGCGCACCGGCGCGCGCACCGTCCAAAAACTCCATCGCAACCTCGATGAGGTGCTGCTCGCCAACCAGTTCGGCGTCACGCTGGCCTCGCTCGGACTGGGCTGGGTGGGTGAGGTGCAGATGGCGGCCATGCTCATGCCGCTGTTCGTGAGCCTGCCGTATGCCGGCGTGTATGCCCACGGCATCGCGGCGACCATCGCCTTCCTGGCCATCACCTACCTGCATGTGATCCTGGGCGAGGTGGTGCCGAAATCGCTGGCGCTGCAGCGCGCCGAGCGCGTGGCCCTGGCCGTCGCCGGGCCGATGGAAGCCTTCCTTACCATCTCGCATCCGTTGCTGGCGGTGATGAAGAGGTCGTCACGGCTGGTGTTGCGAGCGTTCGGCTCAAAAGAGGGCCGCGAGGGCTCCATGCACTCGGTGGAGGAGCTGAAGCTGGTGGTGACCGCGAGCCGGCGCGTGGGCCTGCTACCCGCGCTGCAAGAGGACATGATCCACCGCGTGCTCGAGATGGAGAACCTGACGGTGCGGCAGATCATGGTGCCGCGGCCGGACATCTTTGCGCTGCCCGCCGAGATGTCGCTCGAGGAAGCGATGACGCGGGTGGTGGAAGAGCAGCACTCGCGCGTGCCAGTCTATGATCCGCAGCGCGGGCCGGAGCACATCGTAGGAGTGCTCTATTCCAAAGACGTCTCGCGGTTGATGCACGTGAAGCTGACCAAGGGACAGATGCAGGCCGCCATCGCCTCGAGCTTGAAAGTGAAGCACGTGATGCGGGACGTGCTCTTCGTTCCCGAGACCAAGCCGGTGAGCGAGCTGTTGCTGGAGTTCAAGCAGCGTCGCCGCCATCTTGCGGTGGTGGTAGACGAGTTCGGCTCGACCGCGGGCGTGGTCACGGTGGAAGACGTGCTCGAGCAGATCGTGGGCGAGATCGAAGACGAGTTCGACGTGGCCGAGCAGCCCGCCTTCGCGCTGGGCGCGACCGCCTTCGTGCTCGATGGCGCGGAGAACCTGCGCGACCTCGAGGTGCGCCACCAGTTGCGCCTGCCGAAGGATGAAGGCTTCGAGACGCTGGCGGGATTCGTGCTGACCCAATTGCAGCGCATCCCGAAGGTGGGCGACAGCTTCGTCTACGACAACCGGCGTTACACCGTGCTGCAGATGGTGGACCACCGCATCGAGAAGGTGAAGGTCGAACTCGAGCCGCAGCCGCTGGCGACGGCGGGGGACGACTGAGGAAGTCGCTGGTCGCTAGTCGCTAGTCGCTGGCGGGAGTAGGCGCTCGCAAGCGGCACTCCTCAGGGTGACCGTTCACAGATCCTCCGCTCGGCCGGACGGCACTCGCGAAGGATGACATCGCTGGCGGGCCGGACCGCACTCGCGAAGGATGACATCGCTGGCGGGCCGGACGGCACTCGCGAAGGATGACATCGCTACTGTGCTAGAGTCTGCTCGCTCCCCATGCTGCGCTACGTCGCCATCCGCCTCGCGTACATGATCCCGGTGATCTGGCTGGTGGTGTCGGTCGTTTTCCTGCTCATCCACATCGTTCCTGGCGATCCCATCCAGCAGATGCTCGGCGAAGGGGTGGCGGGCGTGGACCTCGAAGCCGCGCGCCATGCCTACGGGCTCGACGTCCCGCTCGGCCGGCAGTACATGAATTACTGGAAGGGCGTGCTGCACGGCGACCTGGGACAATCGCTGCGTTTCAATCGCAGCGTGGCGTCGATCGTGGCAGAGCGCTATCCGCCGACCATCAAGCTCACGCTGGCGGCATTGCTGGTGGCGCTGGTGCTGGCCGTGCCGGCGGGAGTGCGCTCGGCGCGGCGCCGCAACCAGTGGGACGACCGCGTGCTCAGCTTCGTGTCCTTGCTGGGCCTCTCGTTCCCGAACTTCGCGCTCGGGCCCATCCTTATATTGTTCTTC
This window harbors:
- a CDS encoding DUF4097 domain-containing protein, with product MKQLRLTTFAIAILIATAVTLAMPAQASASAEGSFSRTLKVAGGTDVDVNVTTGSGNITVRTGAADTVQIYAHIHAGNDWSGLSAEEKVRRIEANPPIEQMGSLIRIGRIEDHELRQNVAIDYELTVPAKTRLHSQTGSGDQKVSGIQADVRVQTGSGNLTLSNIGLANSLTQLRAESGSGDIDVSNANGRMYVSTGSGNIRTSNVAGAFVGSSGSGDIRLDQTGAGEVKVETGSGNVVAKGVNGPLSVSTGSGDVEITGQQKGDWSLTAGSGNVRVHLNGEPSFDLDAHTSSGSIDVNFPVTMQGSFRKNELRGKVRNGGSLVKVRTGSGDIMFQ
- a CDS encoding hemolysin family protein, producing the protein MLTLALLKIFIVILLVALNAFFVAAEYAIVSVRDSRIEQLVQQRRTGARTVQKLHRNLDEVLLANQFGVTLASLGLGWVGEVQMAAMLMPLFVSLPYAGVYAHGIAATIAFLAITYLHVILGEVVPKSLALQRAERVALAVAGPMEAFLTISHPLLAVMKRSSRLVLRAFGSKEGREGSMHSVEELKLVVTASRRVGLLPALQEDMIHRVLEMENLTVRQIMVPRPDIFALPAEMSLEEAMTRVVEEQHSRVPVYDPQRGPEHIVGVLYSKDVSRLMHVKLTKGQMQAAIASSLKVKHVMRDVLFVPETKPVSELLLEFKQRRRHLAVVVDEFGSTAGVVTVEDVLEQIVGEIEDEFDVAEQPAFALGATAFVLDGAENLRDLEVRHQLRLPKDEGFETLAGFVLTQLQRIPKVGDSFVYDNRRYTVLQMVDHRIEKVKVELEPQPLATAGDD
- a CDS encoding ABC transporter permease codes for the protein MLRYVAIRLAYMIPVIWLVVSVVFLLIHIVPGDPIQQMLGEGVAGVDLEAARHAYGLDVPLGRQYMNYWKGVLHGDLGQSLRFNRSVASIVAERYPPTIKLTLAALLVALVLAVPAGVRSARRRNQWDDRVLSFVSLLGLSFPNFALGPILILFFAIYLGLLPVSGAGDWRHLVLPAITLGGALAAILTRMVRTAMLEELGQDYIRTARAKGLPERTVVYKHALRNAMVPVLTVVGLQFGALLAGAIVTETIFAWPGIGRLTISAIANRDYYLVQGCILAIGLTYVAVNFLTDLLYSAVNPRIRQ
- a CDS encoding efflux RND transporter periplasmic adaptor subunit, whose translation is MANGKKKWWRKKVFLIGGSISLVVLAVVLFAAFKTSSGKLDPTKLAKVEKGDLAKSVVATGKIEPITKVEIKSKASGIVKKLHVDAGDVVKIGQVLAELDKEEIQARVSQAEAALQAASANVERAKVDALGPDVPLLLRAYERAQEMAKQGVVSQAALDDAQRNYELAVNKQNMAKASLTQAKAQVQQSRANLEQLQQEYRNSTIVSPMDGVVLNRNVEIGDAVSSILVLGSSATLVMTVGDTREVYVKGKVDESDIGKVYLDQPARIKVESFKDKTFNGKVTKISPMGAEKDNVTTFEVRVSIDNAKGELKAAMTANAEIILEEHKAVLMIPEGAIIYDKDKKASVEVVDPKADGGKKKSPVEIGISNGAKTEVLKGLKEGEQVVLQ
- a CDS encoding ABC transporter permease, which codes for MNFREVLKQTLATLRAHKLRSFLTMFGIVWGIASVILLVGLGKGFSKDQKERMKSLGTDVAIIWGGRTSSQAGGLAAGREIRLSVDDAIAIKQECYLIKTVSPELRRAVPQSSQWNQANRAVRGVWPEFQRFRSLKVEEGRLMVEEDQTQARRVVLLGFEARQQLYPGKAAVGETLMMNGLPYTVIGVLERKKQNSSYGSGPDNTQLFAPYSSMARDFPPRERPGIFKGWVNNIVVEVADPEQHAEAIAQVYRVLGRRHHFDPQDEDALFVWDTMRGAKMVSRIFEIMTMFFGAMAIMTLCLGGIGVMNIMLVSVTERTREIGVRKAIGATRRDILRQFFTEAVVITLLSGTTGLIVGVGICVLLDVAPKPEFIPTPVVSSVSIIGSLLTLGLITVLAGMYPARRAAEMEPVDSLRYE
- a CDS encoding ABC transporter permease, coding for MLFFFKEIVVQGWQSLLRNRMRSLLTMLGIVWGLTSVVLLLGYGEGLGKEIIVADQGIGNAVIHLWGGQTSMQAGGQRAGKRVKFKYEDIEAIRDEVPSVRAVSAEADDTVGFKVGSRVVSNTVKAIDLPYGPMRRLDIEEGRYFNEGDYVDHRRVMVLGPDAAKKIFGTRPALGLTATVNGQTFEVIGILRRKLQDSSNNCQDNNCVFMPYATVRDLLDMREPDMILFQPVDRTQNKQTLLAVRTVLGRIHGFDPKDEKAVPDWDTIENSQEMRNFTLGLDVLLGMIGALTLGVGGVGVMNIMLVSVTERTREIGLRKALGARPRQILMQFLVEALVLTFIGGVVGMLFATALAYAIPPMPLYSDLYKTANNEGDILLRPSVMVMTVSFIVLSIVGITSGFWPALKAARMNPIEALRYE